A region of Acidihalobacter aeolianus DNA encodes the following proteins:
- a CDS encoding DUF4942 domain-containing protein produces MASTDPLQFYPTPHGLGWDMWRAFVEPFPQRILEPSAGDGALIAAMPDRRFRTEQVDVIEIDPMRQATLRGRFPSVRIIGYDFLKFTRGSVYSGMILNPPFQAGAAHVLHAWDIAWNAQIVALLNVETINNPCTQERLRLVKLIEQHGRIVKHVPNAFEDAERKAAVDCVIIHLHKQPEDKGADILGNVIGDLKKEREGGRSAPEAPVDLNALALPENELENAVIAFEAAVKTTTDAIVAEVRAGHYVSILGRSLMETIEGKSAPSRPIDDVQKAFAERYEDLKDRAWNRILNTSKIRSRLSLQAQKRLESEFDQIKQLDFTLENVYGFLGGLLANMWELQLETLEYTFDSFTRYASGNLSYFRGWKSNDRHKGLGWRLRDKRVILKARAADSWSRSLWYEDERVLAELDKAFALLDDGKEAPEYGLVQAAGDHFKDLLRGQRIDSTYFQMRYYKGIGTIHLFPKRKDLVDRLNRVIGAHRQWIPPETSASEVGPDFWKQYEQADKFHDKLVDQLESKCRWAYDSPLRTLHHARETVHTENQAAHDQAAQKVLDAFRGIHEAAGLDVDRALAGPTQASTSTAAPTQARMTPAPAPSLAKPSAALPVTRPALPAPSVPTTTDSPSTPKVASETSTATPAARKRPMPSNPPSLFDDLNDIEEVA; encoded by the coding sequence ATGGCATCAACCGATCCCTTGCAGTTCTATCCCACACCTCACGGTCTGGGCTGGGACATGTGGCGCGCATTTGTGGAACCCTTCCCCCAACGCATCCTGGAACCCTCCGCCGGCGACGGCGCCTTGATCGCAGCCATGCCTGATCGTCGCTTTCGCACGGAGCAGGTCGACGTCATTGAGATCGACCCGATGCGTCAGGCCACCCTGCGTGGGCGCTTCCCCTCGGTGCGCATCATCGGTTACGACTTCCTGAAATTCACTCGCGGTTCGGTCTACAGCGGGATGATCCTTAACCCACCCTTCCAAGCGGGGGCGGCCCACGTCCTCCACGCCTGGGACATCGCCTGGAACGCGCAGATCGTCGCCCTGCTCAACGTGGAGACGATTAACAATCCCTGCACCCAGGAACGTCTGCGCCTGGTCAAGCTGATCGAACAGCACGGGCGAATCGTCAAACATGTGCCTAACGCCTTCGAGGATGCCGAGCGCAAGGCTGCGGTCGACTGCGTGATCATCCACCTGCACAAGCAACCCGAGGATAAAGGCGCGGATATCCTGGGCAACGTGATCGGCGACCTCAAGAAAGAGCGCGAGGGTGGCAGGTCGGCCCCCGAGGCGCCCGTCGACCTCAACGCCCTGGCATTGCCGGAAAACGAACTGGAGAACGCAGTGATTGCTTTCGAGGCGGCCGTGAAGACGACGACCGATGCCATCGTGGCCGAGGTGCGAGCAGGTCACTACGTGTCGATACTGGGCCGCAGCCTTATGGAAACCATCGAGGGCAAGAGCGCACCTAGCCGCCCCATCGACGACGTGCAGAAGGCCTTTGCCGAGCGCTACGAAGATCTCAAAGATCGTGCCTGGAACCGGATACTTAACACCAGCAAGATCAGAAGCCGGCTATCCCTGCAGGCACAGAAACGCCTCGAGTCGGAGTTCGACCAGATCAAGCAGCTCGACTTCACCCTGGAGAATGTCTACGGCTTTCTCGGCGGTCTGCTCGCCAACATGTGGGAACTTCAGCTCGAAACGCTCGAGTACACCTTCGACAGCTTCACGCGATACGCCTCCGGCAATCTGAGTTACTTTCGCGGGTGGAAGAGCAACGACCGGCACAAGGGCCTCGGCTGGCGGTTGCGCGACAAGCGCGTGATCCTCAAGGCCCGGGCCGCGGATTCCTGGAGCAGGAGCTTGTGGTACGAGGACGAACGCGTGCTGGCCGAGCTGGACAAGGCCTTCGCGTTACTGGACGACGGCAAAGAAGCCCCGGAATACGGTCTGGTCCAAGCGGCCGGCGATCATTTCAAGGACTTGCTACGCGGTCAGCGTATCGACAGCACGTACTTCCAGATGCGCTACTACAAAGGCATCGGCACGATTCACCTCTTCCCCAAACGCAAGGACCTGGTCGATCGCCTCAACCGGGTGATCGGCGCACACCGTCAATGGATCCCGCCGGAGACGAGCGCCAGCGAAGTTGGGCCGGATTTCTGGAAGCAATACGAGCAGGCCGACAAGTTCCACGACAAGCTGGTCGACCAGCTCGAATCCAAGTGCCGCTGGGCCTACGACAGCCCGCTGCGCACGCTGCACCATGCCCGTGAGACTGTTCACACCGAAAATCAAGCCGCGCATGACCAGGCCGCGCAGAAGGTCCTGGATGCCTTCCGCGGTATTCACGAAGCCGCAGGCCTCGACGTCGACCGCGCGCTGGCCGGACCCACGCAGGCCTCGACGTCGACCGCGGCCCCGACTCAAGCGAGGATGACCCCCGCCCCGGCCCCGTCTCTCGCCAAACCGTCGGCAGCCCTTCCGGTGACTCGCCCCGCCCTGCCCGCGCCATCGGTACCCACAACGACGGACAGCCCGTCCACACCCAAGGTAGCCAGCGAAACGAGTACCGCCACACCGGCCGCACGCAAGCGACCGATGCCGAGCAATCCGCCTTCACTGTTCGATGACTTGAACGATATCGAGGAGGTCGCCTGA
- a CDS encoding nucleoside 2-deoxyribosyltransferase, with protein sequence MIPNNTYRTVYLAGPDLFYPDADARFDQLKALCLKFGLRAISPIDAGALPTDAPATIRARNLSHIRQADGVLANLAGFRGPEPDSGTVYEVGFAAALNRVVVAYNVDGLTHYERVQQSHGPLNYDTRPDARAPITDKEGIEVEDFGLRANLMLAAGHLIYPYTVHAVAKLAELVIQSSAHLRSQDPLAGNAAETQHVV encoded by the coding sequence ATGATCCCGAATAACACTTACCGGACTGTGTATCTCGCCGGTCCCGATCTGTTCTACCCCGACGCCGATGCGCGTTTTGACCAACTCAAAGCGCTGTGCCTCAAGTTCGGACTGCGTGCCATCTCGCCCATCGATGCCGGTGCGCTGCCGACCGATGCGCCGGCGACGATCCGCGCGCGCAATCTGTCACACATCAGGCAAGCCGACGGGGTGCTCGCCAACCTCGCCGGATTTCGCGGACCTGAACCGGACAGCGGGACCGTCTACGAGGTCGGCTTCGCGGCCGCCCTTAACCGCGTCGTGGTGGCCTACAACGTGGATGGACTCACCCACTACGAGCGCGTGCAACAGTCACACGGACCGCTCAACTACGACACCCGTCCAGATGCCCGTGCGCCGATTACCGACAAAGAGGGGATCGAGGTCGAGGACTTCGGCCTGCGCGCCAACCTGATGCTGGCGGCCGGCCATTTGATCTACCCCTATACGGTGCATGCCGTAGCTAAACTCGCCGAGCTCGTGATCCAGTCCAGTGCGCACCTGCGGTCGCAGGACCCCCTGGCCGGTAACGCAGCGGAGACCCAGCACGTAGTCTAG
- a CDS encoding sensor domain-containing protein: protein MSHNFSQLVMAGIDGILIYALIHHLMISRRAVHRTLHTLFAVVCLFALLLSLSHMLTVQSLTAAGYLERLKFEHIFALLLVYTLAVFTLYYAKRLAHWFVVAFGAAFAALIVIEMVLPYTLQFRQFYGIARETLPWGEVITIARGQPGYFAAIPTAVVLSSLGYAFVQLLRSYRETREPGRLWMLGAFGFVILGTAEIILVRLGLVHGVLLGSYDILGLVVVMSSVYILESQQQLATAESNFRELFERSPTAMVSFEPSSGRILEANTAAVNLTGFTREDFLARKVTEFGIQGDEDENGTFVQLIQRLASGEDVTASYESRLKRRDGRELLLDLYFSTIINPLGHVVRIIANAIDVTEARRAHQALALESEKNQMLLRSSSDGIHIVDAQGFLVEASDSFFDMLGYERGELNGCHVTEWDSEMTLSEIRAHLAGFFQANQYTVFETRHRRKNGAIIPVEIAAVPILLAGKPYIFNASRDITQRKRIREALQASETQFRTLFDTSPIGIAFCRDGALVEANTAFKVLHGYAGEENLIGRRFASFFVDDGQRLEEQYRRYESSAMGESFSSEAVARKKNGTEFPVLVSLQRVHMADGETTFAYMIDFTELKQREEEIQELAFYDQLTKLPNRHLMIDRLTLALSNAERSKHYGAVLMIDLDNFKVINDTLGHDYGDLVLQQVAVQLQNCLRPGDTLSRLGGDEFLVILESLADVEGAAVRETESTCQRLLHALGQPFMLDGKPYRISACIGATLFNNADLTLDDRIKQADIAMYQAKNTARNTMQFFDPRMQESINRRATDESDLYTAIENGQFELHYQIQVDGDGTPTGAEALIRWRHPERGLVSPAEFIPLAEETGQILPIGRWVINAACAQLRLWQSDPLMRHLTLSFNISSRQFQQPEFPRIVRRALQRHAAPADHLKIELTESVLLDNAEHAIAVMQQLRELGIRFSLDDFGTGYSSLQYLKRLPLDQLKIDQSFIHDISTDSGDLSIVQAIMAMASKLGFEVIAEGVETHEQRELLASIGCFAYQGYLFGRPVSATALLGTTEAVARAAVGR from the coding sequence GTGTCCCATAATTTCAGCCAGCTCGTCATGGCCGGCATTGATGGCATCCTGATCTACGCCCTGATCCATCATCTGATGATCAGTCGACGCGCCGTGCACCGTACACTGCATACCCTGTTTGCGGTCGTCTGCCTGTTTGCGCTCCTGCTCTCGCTCTCACACATGCTCACCGTGCAGAGCCTGACCGCAGCGGGGTACCTCGAACGCCTGAAGTTCGAGCATATCTTCGCCCTGCTGCTCGTCTACACCCTGGCCGTCTTTACGCTGTATTACGCCAAACGCCTGGCACACTGGTTCGTGGTGGCTTTTGGTGCGGCCTTCGCCGCCCTCATCGTCATCGAAATGGTCTTACCCTATACCTTGCAGTTCCGGCAGTTTTACGGCATCGCCCGCGAGACCCTGCCCTGGGGTGAGGTGATTACCATCGCACGGGGCCAGCCGGGCTACTTCGCAGCCATCCCGACGGCGGTTGTTTTATCATCGTTAGGTTACGCCTTCGTGCAGCTACTACGCTCCTATCGGGAGACCCGCGAACCGGGCCGTCTGTGGATGCTGGGCGCTTTCGGCTTCGTGATCCTCGGTACCGCCGAAATCATCCTGGTTCGGCTGGGCCTCGTCCACGGGGTGCTGCTTGGGTCCTATGACATCCTGGGGCTGGTCGTGGTCATGTCCTCGGTTTACATCCTCGAGTCCCAGCAGCAACTCGCCACCGCTGAAAGCAACTTCCGCGAACTGTTCGAGCGCTCACCCACCGCCATGGTGTCGTTCGAACCCAGCTCCGGTCGGATCCTCGAGGCCAATACCGCTGCGGTTAATCTGACGGGCTTCACGCGCGAGGACTTCCTGGCTCGCAAGGTCACCGAGTTCGGCATCCAGGGCGACGAAGACGAGAACGGGACCTTCGTCCAGTTGATCCAGCGGCTGGCCTCGGGGGAGGACGTGACGGCCTCCTACGAGAGCCGTCTCAAGCGCCGAGATGGCCGTGAACTGCTCCTCGACCTGTACTTCTCGACCATCATCAACCCGCTCGGACACGTGGTGAGAATCATCGCGAATGCGATCGATGTGACCGAAGCACGCCGTGCCCATCAGGCGCTGGCGCTTGAATCGGAAAAGAATCAGATGTTGTTGCGCAGCTCCAGCGACGGAATCCACATCGTCGATGCGCAAGGCTTTCTGGTTGAGGCCAGCGATTCGTTCTTCGATATGCTGGGCTATGAGCGCGGCGAGCTCAATGGTTGCCATGTGACCGAGTGGGATTCGGAGATGACACTGTCCGAAATCCGGGCGCATCTGGCCGGGTTCTTCCAGGCCAACCAATACACCGTGTTTGAGACACGCCACCGACGTAAGAATGGCGCGATCATCCCTGTCGAGATTGCCGCGGTACCCATCCTGCTCGCCGGCAAGCCGTACATCTTCAACGCCTCACGTGACATCACTCAGCGCAAACGCATACGGGAGGCACTACAGGCCAGCGAGACCCAGTTCCGTACCCTGTTCGATACCTCACCCATCGGTATCGCCTTCTGCCGGGATGGGGCGCTGGTCGAAGCCAATACCGCGTTCAAGGTCCTGCATGGCTACGCCGGCGAGGAAAACCTGATCGGTCGCCGCTTTGCCTCGTTCTTTGTCGACGATGGCCAGCGCCTAGAGGAGCAGTACCGGCGCTATGAATCCAGTGCGATGGGTGAGAGCTTCTCAAGCGAAGCGGTGGCGAGAAAAAAGAACGGTACCGAATTCCCCGTGCTCGTTTCCCTGCAACGTGTGCACATGGCCGATGGCGAAACGACTTTCGCCTACATGATCGATTTCACTGAGCTCAAGCAACGCGAGGAAGAGATACAGGAACTGGCCTTCTACGACCAGCTCACCAAGCTGCCCAATCGCCATCTGATGATCGACCGGCTAACGCTCGCGCTATCCAACGCAGAGCGTTCAAAACACTACGGCGCCGTCCTGATGATCGACCTCGACAACTTCAAGGTCATCAACGATACCTTGGGGCATGACTACGGTGATCTGGTCCTGCAACAAGTGGCCGTCCAGCTCCAGAACTGCCTGCGCCCGGGCGACACGCTCTCACGACTCGGTGGGGATGAGTTCCTGGTGATCCTGGAAAGCCTGGCCGATGTCGAGGGGGCCGCGGTGCGTGAAACCGAGTCGACCTGCCAACGTCTGCTGCACGCCCTGGGTCAGCCCTTCATGCTGGACGGCAAGCCGTACCGGATTTCTGCCTGTATCGGTGCGACCCTGTTCAACAACGCAGATCTGACCCTGGACGATCGCATCAAGCAGGCTGACATCGCGATGTATCAGGCCAAGAACACCGCACGCAATACGATGCAGTTCTTCGACCCCAGAATGCAGGAGTCGATCAACCGGCGGGCGACCGACGAGTCCGATCTCTACACCGCCATCGAAAATGGACAGTTCGAACTGCATTATCAGATTCAGGTCGATGGCGACGGCACCCCCACCGGGGCCGAGGCCCTGATCCGCTGGCGTCACCCGGAACGGGGGCTGGTCTCACCCGCCGAGTTCATTCCGCTGGCCGAGGAAACCGGCCAGATCCTGCCGATCGGCCGCTGGGTCATCAACGCGGCCTGCGCACAGCTGCGGTTGTGGCAGAGCGACCCGCTGATGCGACACCTGACGCTATCGTTCAACATCAGCTCACGTCAGTTCCAGCAGCCGGAATTCCCGAGGATCGTACGGCGGGCCCTGCAACGCCATGCCGCGCCGGCCGACCACCTCAAGATCGAACTGACCGAGAGCGTGTTGCTCGACAACGCCGAGCATGCGATCGCCGTCATGCAGCAGCTGCGTGAGCTGGGGATCCGGTTCTCGCTCGATGACTTCGGCACCGGGTACTCCTCCTTGCAGTACCTAAAGCGCCTGCCGCTCGATCAACTCAAGATCGACCAGTCGTTCATTCACGATATCTCGACCGATAGTGGGGATCTGTCCATCGTGCAGGCGATTATGGCGATGGCCAGCAAGCTCGGGTTTGAGGTCATTGCCGAAGGCGTGGAAACCCACGAACAGCGGGAGCTGCTCGCCTCGATAGGCTGCTTCGCCTATCAGGGTTACCTGTTCGGGCGGCCGGTATCCGCCACAGCATTGCTGGGTACGACAGAAGCCGTGGCGCGTGCCGCCGTGGGTCGTTGA
- a CDS encoding HD domain-containing protein → MSHFESLLATDLRMAHVYAEQAHSGQRRRYTGEPYIVHPVAVAQALSAYCADLDMLRAALLHDTIEDTATTANDLHEAFGPTVTELVVGLTHDPRAGQGNRAARKALERERLHRASAKVQTIKVFDVLDNIRDIEAQDPRFAHIYLPEQRALIHTLDKIGRDLKQHALNSIGVPSEHNA, encoded by the coding sequence ATGAGCCATTTTGAGTCTCTGCTCGCCACTGATCTGCGCATGGCCCATGTCTACGCCGAGCAGGCGCATTCAGGCCAGCGGCGCCGCTATACCGGCGAGCCCTACATCGTCCACCCGGTCGCCGTGGCACAGGCTCTCTCTGCCTACTGCGCGGATCTCGACATGCTGCGTGCAGCCTTGCTGCACGACACGATCGAAGACACGGCCACCACAGCAAATGATCTGCATGAGGCCTTCGGGCCGACGGTCACGGAACTGGTGGTGGGTCTGACCCATGATCCCCGGGCAGGGCAGGGCAACCGGGCTGCACGCAAGGCACTCGAGCGCGAGCGCCTGCATCGGGCGTCCGCGAAGGTCCAGACCATCAAGGTCTTTGACGTGCTCGACAACATCCGAGATATCGAGGCCCAGGACCCTCGCTTCGCCCATATCTACCTGCCCGAACAGCGGGCGCTGATCCACACGCTCGACAAGATCGGCCGCGACCTCAAACAGCACGCCCTGAATTCGATAGGAGTCCCGAGTGAACACAACGCCTGA
- a CDS encoding phage protein NinX family protein yields the protein MALIDVQQLSGQALNWALAACELQRLEAAGVPVKAWVIGHHEAGDTCCYDAEDWSQIGPIMAREGICPRKLLAPESPYNGHWLAAYEDETYGDTKDRRPKLFRHEVAQVAIARCYIARRLGIRIEIPDALALPDAA from the coding sequence ATGGCACTGATCGACGTACAACAGCTCTCAGGACAGGCACTCAACTGGGCGCTGGCCGCTTGCGAACTGCAACGGCTTGAGGCTGCGGGTGTGCCCGTCAAGGCATGGGTGATTGGGCATCATGAGGCGGGCGATACCTGCTGCTACGACGCAGAGGACTGGTCACAAATCGGCCCGATCATGGCGCGCGAGGGCATTTGTCCCCGCAAGTTGCTCGCACCCGAATCTCCCTACAACGGGCACTGGTTGGCTGCGTATGAAGACGAGACCTACGGCGACACAAAAGACAGGCGGCCGAAGCTTTTTCGCCACGAAGTGGCGCAAGTGGCCATTGCCCGCTGCTACATCGCACGGCGACTAGGCATTCGGATCGAGATACCCGACGCCCTTGCCCTGCCTGATGCGGCCTGA
- a CDS encoding phage protein NinX family protein, which produces MEHRVESLDGLVLDWAVAQAGGVDVVLGEGCLLQVYAAQREKKVYAPSSCWGLGGQIIEDQAIAIRRHPSTGSWYAMMSEDLGSFEHAAWVKMTASGGERYGTLSYQVHKRQQRFDGPTPLVAAMRCFVASKFGSELHIPSAVLLHALLKVTPAPCPSHGCAS; this is translated from the coding sequence ATGGAGCATCGAGTCGAATCACTCGACGGGCTGGTATTGGACTGGGCAGTGGCCCAAGCCGGCGGCGTCGATGTCGTATTGGGCGAGGGGTGTCTGTTGCAGGTCTACGCGGCACAGCGCGAGAAGAAGGTGTATGCGCCCTCCTCTTGCTGGGGTCTCGGCGGCCAGATCATCGAAGACCAAGCGATCGCAATCCGCCGGCACCCGTCTACGGGTAGCTGGTACGCGATGATGAGCGAAGACCTTGGGTCCTTCGAGCATGCGGCGTGGGTAAAAATGACCGCCAGCGGCGGCGAACGCTACGGCACGCTCTCGTATCAGGTGCACAAGCGTCAGCAGCGTTTCGACGGCCCGACGCCACTCGTGGCGGCCATGCGCTGCTTTGTGGCCTCGAAGTTCGGCAGTGAGCTACACATCCCGTCTGCTGTGCTACTGCACGCGTTGCTTAAGGTGACGCCCGCACCCTGCCCGTCCCATGGCTGCGCATCATGA
- a CDS encoding phosphoadenosine phosphosulfate reductase domain-containing protein, translating to MSAWANPKDLLSASFESLPAADQAAGGADHLADVPVQFHAHVNGPGQLNQVAVTDEVEALLRAGAVCSIGTSGGKDSVACALAVSEYLDQIGHTGPRILIHADLGRVEWQDSLPGCERLAEYLGWELMVVRRKAGDMLARWQGRWANNVRRYQDLSCVKLILPWSTPALRFCTSEQKTDVICSALKKRFPGHDIINATGIRRQESARRRRMDVSGPMAKLSRKGRTGLAWNPIIEWPLEDVLYAIRQRGLQLHEAYRTYHTTRVSCVFCIMSSHADLIAASTCEDNAQVYRDMVALEARSSFAFQGNQWLGDIAPELLDDTLLAALARGKRVAVRRNELEARIPEHLLYTKGWPTCLPTRSEAVMLAGIRAEVSDLLEIEAVYLTATEILERYVGLIAVKEDTGIMPDACETTS from the coding sequence ATGAGCGCATGGGCCAACCCCAAAGACCTGCTCAGCGCATCGTTCGAATCGCTCCCCGCCGCCGACCAGGCGGCGGGTGGCGCTGATCATCTGGCCGATGTCCCGGTGCAGTTTCACGCCCACGTCAATGGGCCTGGACAGCTCAACCAGGTCGCCGTGACCGATGAAGTTGAGGCCCTGCTGCGCGCCGGCGCGGTATGCTCAATAGGGACGAGCGGAGGCAAGGATTCTGTTGCATGCGCCCTTGCGGTCAGCGAATATCTCGACCAGATCGGCCATACCGGCCCGCGCATTCTCATCCATGCCGACCTCGGCCGGGTGGAGTGGCAGGACAGCCTGCCTGGCTGTGAGCGCCTGGCTGAATACCTCGGGTGGGAGTTGATGGTGGTCCGGCGGAAGGCCGGCGACATGCTTGCGCGCTGGCAAGGGCGTTGGGCCAATAACGTGCGTCGCTACCAGGATCTTTCCTGCGTAAAGCTCATCCTACCGTGGAGCACGCCGGCGCTTCGCTTCTGCACGTCTGAGCAGAAGACGGACGTGATCTGCTCGGCGCTTAAAAAGCGGTTCCCCGGCCACGACATCATCAACGCGACCGGCATCCGTCGCCAGGAAAGTGCTCGCCGCCGGCGGATGGATGTCAGCGGCCCGATGGCGAAGCTCAGCCGCAAAGGCCGCACGGGCCTTGCCTGGAATCCCATCATCGAGTGGCCGCTGGAGGACGTGCTCTACGCGATCAGGCAGCGCGGTCTGCAACTGCACGAGGCCTATCGGACCTATCACACCACACGCGTGAGTTGTGTATTCTGCATTATGTCGTCGCACGCTGACCTCATCGCGGCATCGACCTGCGAAGACAATGCCCAGGTCTACCGCGACATGGTGGCGCTCGAAGCCCGTTCGAGCTTCGCGTTCCAGGGCAACCAGTGGCTGGGTGACATTGCGCCTGAGCTGCTCGATGACACACTCCTTGCTGCGCTCGCGCGCGGCAAGCGCGTGGCAGTGCGACGCAACGAGCTGGAAGCCCGGATCCCCGAGCATCTGCTGTACACGAAAGGCTGGCCGACCTGCCTGCCTACCCGGAGCGAGGCCGTCATGCTCGCCGGTATCCGAGCTGAGGTTTCCGACTTGCTCGAGATCGAGGCGGTGTACCTCACCGCCACGGAGATACTGGAACGCTATGTGGGGTTGATCGCTGTCAAGGAAGACACGGGTATCATGCCGGATGCCTGCGAGACCACATCATGA
- a CDS encoding RNA-guided endonuclease InsQ/TnpB family protein codes for MQRLQAFKFELMPNGEQQRLMRRFAGSCRFVFNKALALQQERHKAEEKKLGYAALCKVLTKWKAQPQTLWLNETPSQALQQALKNLERAYKNFFEKRADFPRFKKKGVSDSFRYPQGIKLDQSNSRVFLPKLGWLRYRKSRDVLGEVKNATVSQSGGKWFVSIQTEREVSQPIPTGDDAVGIDMGVARFATFDQSLPEFDNKDHIAALNSFKRHETALRKAQQAMSRKTKFSNNWKKAKARVQRIHARIGNARRDFLHKATTTISQNHAMVCIEDLQVRNMSRSAAGTTEKPGRNVRAKSGLNKSILDQGWFEFRRQLDYKLAWNGGWLVAVPPQYTSRTCPCCGHVSADNRQTQAQFLCVECGFEENADVVGAINVLRAGHARFACEVSDAVRSPAAGTHRSDSGAAQCRA; via the coding sequence ATGCAACGCCTCCAAGCCTTCAAGTTTGAACTCATGCCCAACGGCGAACAGCAGCGCCTCATGCGCCGTTTCGCCGGATCATGCCGGTTCGTGTTCAACAAGGCGCTGGCGTTGCAACAGGAGCGGCACAAGGCAGAAGAAAAGAAGCTCGGCTACGCTGCGCTATGCAAGGTGCTCACCAAATGGAAGGCGCAACCGCAAACGCTCTGGCTGAACGAAACTCCCAGTCAAGCCTTGCAACAGGCGCTCAAGAATCTCGAACGCGCCTACAAAAACTTCTTCGAGAAACGCGCCGACTTCCCGAGATTCAAGAAGAAAGGCGTATCGGACAGCTTCCGCTATCCGCAAGGCATCAAGCTCGATCAGAGCAACAGTCGCGTGTTTCTACCGAAGCTCGGCTGGCTGCGTTATCGCAAGAGCCGGGACGTGTTGGGCGAGGTAAAAAACGCGACCGTCAGCCAGTCGGGTGGCAAGTGGTTCGTGTCGATCCAGACCGAGCGAGAGGTTTCGCAGCCCATTCCGACCGGCGATGATGCGGTGGGCATCGATATGGGCGTGGCGCGGTTCGCCACGTTCGATCAGTCACTACCAGAGTTCGATAACAAGGATCATATCGCCGCTCTCAACAGCTTCAAGCGGCATGAAACTGCCTTGCGCAAGGCGCAGCAGGCGATGAGCCGCAAGACCAAGTTCAGCAACAACTGGAAAAAGGCAAAAGCCCGCGTCCAGCGCATACACGCCCGCATCGGCAATGCCCGCCGCGACTTCCTGCATAAGGCCACGACCACGATCAGCCAAAACCACGCGATGGTGTGTATTGAGGATCTGCAGGTACGCAATATGTCCCGGTCAGCGGCAGGCACAACCGAGAAACCGGGTCGGAATGTTCGGGCCAAGTCCGGCTTGAACAAGTCCATCCTCGACCAGGGCTGGTTCGAGTTCCGCCGCCAGTTGGACTACAAGTTGGCGTGGAATGGCGGCTGGTTGGTGGCCGTGCCGCCGCAGTACACCAGTCGGACTTGTCCGTGCTGCGGCCATGTGTCGGCAGACAACCGCCAGACGCAGGCGCAGTTCCTCTGCGTCGAATGCGGCTTCGAGGAAAACGCCGATGTCGTCGGCGCGATCAATGTACTAAGGGCGGGACACGCCCGGTTCGCCTGTGAAGTGAGCGATGCAGTAAGGTCGCCAGCAGCAGGAACCCACCGAAGCGACTCGGGGGCGGCTCAATGCCGCGCCTGA